The following coding sequences lie in one Apteryx mantelli isolate bAptMan1 chromosome 6, bAptMan1.hap1, whole genome shotgun sequence genomic window:
- the SPC25 gene encoding kinetochore protein Spc25, producing the protein MSNIKTEDEIALFEREIKDFWNKFKSIYGSEQINQTLALRDSCKESIKTLSEKWSKKLKEEDLMIDKIQEYSDEILQQSKRISEDQEHLTEIKSNLNHEEEQRKDLTDSIQELKEELMKKKEIISSKNKATKERLERLCKSKALFEERLGLEIRRIHNEQLQFIFRHIDHKDPEKPYVFTLSINEQGDYEVTSCSPPLDCIAEFQLKVRETNNFSAFVANIRKAFTALSYK; encoded by the exons ATGTCTAACATAAAGACAGAAGATGAAATAGCCCtctttgaaagagaaataaaagatttttggAACAAATTCAAAAGTATTTACGGCAGTGAACAGATCAATCAGACTTTAGCACTGAGAGATTCATGCAAGGAGTCCATAAAAACACTTTCAG AGAAATGGTCtaagaaattaaaagaagagGACCTGATGATTGATAAAATTCAGGAGTATAGCGATG AGATTCTCCAGCAGAGCAAACGCATATCAGAAGATCAGGAACATTTGACAGAAATAAAATCTAACCTAAATCatgaagaagagcaaaggaaggaCTTGACTGACAGCATCCAAGAGCTTAAAGAAGAGttgatgaagaaaaaggaaa TAATATCTTCTAAAAACAAGGCCACTAAAGAGAGATTGGAACGACTATGCAAGTCTAAAGCATTGTTTGAAGAGCGGCTTGGACTGGAAATACGCAGAATTCATA ATGAACAGTTGCAGTTTATATTCAGGCATATTGACCACAAAGATCCTGAGAAACCATATGTGTTCACCCTTTCCATAAATGAACAGGGAGATTATGAAG TGACTTCCTGTTCTCCTCCCCTGGACTGTATAGCGGAGTTCCAGCTAAAAGTGAGAGAAACTAAcaatttttctgcatttgttgCCAATATCAGAAAAGCTTTCACTGCTTTATCTTATAAATAA